TTGCAACATCGCCGGTTGATCGAGGCCAATGCGCAGGGCGCGCCAGCCGAGGGCCGGGTTTTCACTCGGCCCGCCCTCGAAATAGGGCAACGGCTTGTCACCGCCGATATCGAGCGTGCGGAACACGACCGGCTTGCCGTCGGCCTGATCCAGAACCCGACGATAAAGATCGCATTGCGCGTCCACGTCGGGAAAGTCCGAGCGCACCATGAACGGCAATTCCGTTCGGTAGAGGCCGATCCCATCGGCGCCGGTGACAGTCAATTGCGGCAGATCGATCAGCAGCCCGGCATTGAGCGAAAGCGACAGGCTGGCGCCGTCTCTGGTCTCGGCGGGCAGGTCCCGCATTTGGGCATAGGTTTCCTGCTGGCGCCGGCGCGTCGCCATGCTGCGGGCGAAAGTGTCGCGTACCGCCCCACCGGGGCGAAGGAAGACCTGCCCATTATCGGCATCGACGATGACTTCGTCGTTGGGCTCAATCACGCCGAGCAGCCCCTTCAAATCCCCGACGACCGGAATTTCGAGCGCCCGCGCCACGATCGCGACATGCGCCGTTGGCGAGCCCTGTTCGAGCAGCACCGCTCTCAGGCGCTGCCGGGGAAAGTCGAGCAAATCGGCCGGGCCCAATGAGCGCGCCACCAGAATCGCGTCCTCGGGTGCGTCGAAATCCGCTTCAATCGGTTCGCCGCCGATCAGTTGCTTGAGCAGCCGGTTGGCGAGATCGTCGAAATCCTGCATGCGCTCCCGTAGATAATGATCGGACACCGCCGACATGCGGCGGCGAATATCCTCCTGCACCTTGCTCACCGCGGCCTCGGCGGTGAGGCCCGAATTGATAGCCTCGAGGATGCGTTCGCGCCACCCGGTGTCGCGCGCGAACATGCCGTAGGCTTCGAGAATATCCCGGGATTCCGGACCCGCGGTCTCGATCAGCGCGGCCAGTCCATCGATCTGCTCCTGGACCGCGGCCAGCGCCTGGTTCAACCGCTCGCGTTCGACCCCCATGTCGTTGGCGAACAATCGATCGACATCGAGATGCGGCAGCAACAACCGCGCATGACCGATAGCCAGGCCATCGCTCAAACGAAGTCCTTGGAGGCGCAACGGTTTGGCGGCGAAGCCGTTGACCGTACCGGTCTCCTCGGGCAGCTCCAGGCCGCCGCT
This Alphaproteobacteria bacterium DNA region includes the following protein-coding sequences:
- the ptsP gene encoding phosphoenolpyruvate--protein phosphotransferase, with amino-acid sequence MRRLRDVMSGGGDAQQRLDRIVHLIAAEMVAEVCSIYIRRSGNVLELFATEGLKQDAVHKTRLAVGEGLVGDIARHARPLALADAQIHPAFAYRPETGEEIYHSMLGVPVIRGGRVLGVVVVQNRTLRAYSDEEIETMETVAMVLAELVASGGLELPEETGTVNGFAAKPLRLQGLRLSDGLAIGHARLLLPHLDVDRLFANDMGVERERLNQALAAVQEQIDGLAALIETAGPESRDILEAYGMFARDTGWRERILEAINSGLTAEAAVSKVQEDIRRRMSAVSDHYLRERMQDFDDLANRLLKQLIGGEPIEADFDAPEDAILVARSLGPADLLDFPRQRLRAVLLEQGSPTAHVAIVARALEIPVVGDLKGLLGVIEPNDEVIVDADNGQVFLRPGGAVRDTFARSMATRRRQQETYAQMRDLPAETRDGASLSLSLNAGLLIDLPQLTVTGADGIGLYRTELPFMVRSDFPDVDAQCDLYRRVLDQADGKPVVFRTLDIGGDKPLPYFEGGPSENPALGWRALRIGLDQPAMLQRQIRALIRAGAGRVMRIMFPMVAEVAEFETARDIVRDELSIAESAGQPLPETVQIGVMLEVPALVWQMPALLDRVDFVSVGSNDLVQFVFASDRSDPRMADRYDALSPAVLSLLRQIAQQCRDQDIPLSICGEIAGRPLEAMALIAIGYRALSMPASAIGPVKAMVRSLDLGRVESEVLGLLTRPDHSVRHALRSLAVAHGVHI